The following is a genomic window from Streptomyces sp. BHT-5-2.
ACCATCGGGCAGGTTTTCTCGTATCTGACCATGGCCGGCTACTTCCTCACGTCCATGGAGTCGATCGCCTCCCTCCAGATCACCCTGCAGCGCACCTCGGCGGCGCTCGGCCGCTACCGGGACATCGCGCTCCAGAAGGACGACCCCCGCCTGGCACTGGGCGGGCCCAGGAGCCCGGTCCCGGCCGGCCCCCTCGACCTCGTGGTCGACGCGCTGCGCGTCACGCACCCGGCCGCGCCGCGCCCGGCCGTCGACGGCCTGTCCCTGCGCGTCCCGGCCGGGCGGCGCGCGCTGATCCGCGGGAGCAACGGCTCGGGCAAGAGCACCCTGCTCACCGCCGTGGCCGGCCTCACCCCCGGCTACGAGGGAAGCATCACGCTCGGCGGCGCCGAGGTCTCGGACATGGCCGAGCCCACGCTGCGCCGCCATGTCCTCTACGTCCCCGAGGCCCCCACCGTGCTCGCCGCGTCCGTGCGCGAGAACCTCACGCTCGGCGTGGCGCGGCCGGAGGAGGAGATCCGGGAAGCCTGCCGCACCGCCCGCTTCCTCCAGGTCGTGGACGCCTTCCCGGACGGGCTGGACCAGCCGCTGCGCGAGGGCGGCACCGGCCTGTCCCGGGGGCAGTTGCAGCGCCTCTCGCTGGCCCGCGCGCTGCTGCTCGCCCCGCGCGTCTACCTCTTCGACGAGAGCTTCAGCGGCATCGACCGGGAGACCTTCCGGGAGATCTGGGCCGATCTGGCCGCGCTCGACGCGACCAAGCTCGTCGTCGCCCACGGGGACGTCCGGGGCGCGGAGTTCGACCTCGCCTTCTGCCTGGACGAGGCCCCCTCGTCACCGCCCCGTACGGACGTCCCCGAGAAAGCCCTCACATGAACCTCTCCGACCTGCTGCGGCACGCCGCCGCCGATCCCACCGCGCCGCTCCTCGCGGACCTGCGCCTGATCGCCGCGGTGAGCCCGGACCTCGCCGCGGCGCCGCTGGCCGCCGCCGGCGCCGGGGAGCTGGTCGACGGCTACGCCCGCACCCCCGTCCCCACCGTCACCGGCGCGGTGCTCGCCCGGGACGAGGCCGGGCTCGTCGAGGCGTGCGTGGCCGCGCTCACCGAGGACGCCGACCGCGTCCTGCTGGTCGACTCCGGCTCCACGGACGACACCGTGCGCCGTGCCGAGGCGGCGCACCCGCGCGTGCGGACCGTCGAGGCGCCCTGGTGCGACGACTTCGCGCACCACCGCAACCTCGCCCTGCGCGAGGTCGCGGCGGGCTGGGTGATGTTCGTCGACGCCGACGAGGTGCTGTGCGCGGAGCACGCCGGGCACCTGCGCCGGGTGCTCCGGGCGCTGGACCACGTCCTGCCGGACACCGACCTCGTGGTCTGCCCCACCGTCGTGGACACCGACGGCACCGTCTACACCGAGAACCGCCGCATCCTCCGGGCGACGACGTCCCTGTCGTTCCGGGGCCGCGTCCACGAGCGCCCCTACGACGCGGCGGGCGGCAACCCGCCCCGCGTCTATGTGCCGCTGCGCCTGGACCACTCCGGCTACACCCCGCAGGAGATCGCCCGCAAGCAGAAGCACCGGCGCAACGGGCACCTGCTGGCGCTGGCCCGCCGGGACGAGCCCGACAACCCCAAGTGGGTCTACCACGCGATCCGCGACACCCTGGACCCGGCGGCGGCCGCCCCGGACGTCCTGCGGGAGCGCTTCGCGGAACTGGCCGGCGCCGTGGAGGCGCTGCCGCCCACCGCCGCCGACTACGTGAGCGAGCGCCGGCACGACTCCTGGGTGCTGCTGTGCGAGCTGGCGCTGGGGTTCGGCGGGGCCGAGGAGATCCTGCACTGGTCCGGGCGGCTGGAGGAGGTCGGCGGCCGGGTGGAGGCGGCCTACTTCCGCGGGGTGCTGGAGACCAGCCGGCTGCTGTCCCGGCTCTCCGCGCTCGCCGAGCAGCTCGGCGGGGCCGAGCGGTGGGAGACGCCGGACAACCGCGCCCTGCTGGGCCGGCTGTTCGAGGTGCAGGCCACGGCCGCGCTGGCCAGCGGCCGCTACGAACTCGTCGAGCCGGCCTGCCGGAAGGCCGCGGACCGCGGCGCCGGCCGGGGCCTGGCCGACGACCTCGGTGGGCTGCGGCAGCTGCTGTCCCGACTGGACGGGGCCGGCGGCGCCGGGGAGGCGTAGGCGCCGGCGGCCCGGCGCTCAGACCTCGTAGACCGCGCCGGCCTTGGCGACCTCGACCGGCCCGTCGTAGACCTTCTGGGCGTCGCGGACGCTGATGTCCGGGTCGGTCCACGGCGGGATGTGGGTCAGCACCAGCCGGCCGGCGCCGGCCCGCCGGGCGTGCTCGCCGGCCTCCCGGCCGTTGAGGTGGAGGTCCGGGATGTCCTCCTTGCCGTGGGTGAAGGACGCCTCGCACAGGAAGAGGTCGGCGCCCTCGGCGAGCCGGTCCAGCGCCGCGCAGGGCCCGGTGTCGCCGGAGTACGTCAGGGTGCGGCCGCCGTGCTCGATGCGGAAGCCGTACGCCTCGACGGGGTGGCTGACCAGCTCGGTGCGGACGGTGAACGGGCCGATGGTGGTGGTGCCGGGGGTGAGCGTGCGGAAGTCGAAGACCTCGCTCATCGCCGCCTCGTGCGGCAGGTCGGCGTGCGCGGCGGTCAGCCGGCGCTCGGTACCGGCCGGGCCGTGGACCGGCATCGGCGCGCAACGGCCGCCGTCCGGGCGGTAGTAGCGGACGACGAAGTAGCCGCACAGGTCGATGCAGTGATCGGCGTGCAGATGCGACAGCAGCACGGCGTCCAGGTCGTAGAGACCGCAGTGGCGCTGCAGCTCGCCGAGGGCGCCGTTGCCCATGTCGAGGAGCAGCCTGAAGCCGTCGGCCTCCAGGAGGTAGCTCGAACAGGCCGATTCCACGGAGGGGAACGACCCCGAGCATCCGACGACGGTGAGCTTCATGCGGGCGTGAACCTCCATGGGCTGGGGGCACTCCCCCAGCTGACGTTGGGGGCACCCCCACCCGCGGTAGCTGGGGGAGGGCGGCGGCCGGCGGTGCCGAAACGGGCGGTCCCGACGGTGCTGTGCGGGCTGCTGCCGGGTCCTTGGCGGTCGGTGCGGTGCCCACGAGCGTAAGGCGCAAAAGGGCGTGAGGCGCCTTTGGTGGGGCGAGCTGTGGGCGGAATCACCAGTCCGGGTGGGGGTTCGGCGGGCCGCCGCGCGCCGGCTTCCGGTGGGCGGAAGTCCCGGGGTGCCGGCCGCGCGGCGGGACCGGCGGCGGGCGGTGCGCGAAGGGGTGGCCGCGGCGGACGCCGGCGGCCACCCCTTCGGGTCGCGGGGCCTTCAGGCCCAGAGCTGGCCGTGCAGCGTGGCGATCGCCGCCTCGGTCGACTCGGCGGTGTAGACGCCGGTGGAGAGGTACTTCCAACCGCCGTCGGCGACCACGAAGACGATGTCGGCGGACTCGCCGGCGCGGACCGCCTTCCGGGCGACACCGAGGGCGGCGTGCAGCGCCGCGCCGGTGGAGATGCCGGCGAAGATGCCCTCGGTCGCGAGGAGTTCGCGGGTGCGGCGGACGGCGTCCTCGGAGCCGACGGAGAAGCGGGTGGTGAGGACGGACTCGTCGTAGAGCTCGGGGATGAAGCCCTCGTCGAGGTTGCGCAGGCCGTAGACGACGTCGTCGTAGCGGGGTTCGGCGGCGACGATCCGCACGCCGGGGACGTGCTCGCGCAGATAGCGGCCGACGCCCATCAGGGTGCCGGTGGTGCCCAGGCCCGCCACGAAGTGGGTGACCGAGGGCAGGTCGGCGAGGATCTCGGGGCCGGTGGTGGCGTAGTGCGCGCCGGCGTTGTCGGGGTTCCCGTACTGGTAGAGCATCACCCAGTCGGGGTGCTCGGCGGCGAGTTCCTTGGCGACCTTCACGGCGGTGTTGGAGCCGCCGGCGGCGGGCGAGGAGATGATCTCGGCGCCCCACATGGCGAGCAGCTCGCGCCGCTCGGCGGAGGTGTTCTCGGGCATCACGCAGACGATGCGGTAGCCCTTGAGCCTGGCCGCCATGGCCAGTGAGATGCCGGTGTTGCCGCTGGTGGGCTCCAGGATGGTGCAGCCGGGGGTGAGCCGGCCGTCCTTCTCGGCCTGCTCGATCATGTGGAGCGCGGGCCGGTCCTTGACCGAGCCCGTGGGGTTGCGGTCCTCCAGCTTCGCCCAGATGCGGACGTCCTCGGAGGGCGAGAGGCGCGGGAGGCGGACGAGAGGGGTGTTCCCGACCGCCGCCAGCGGGGAGTCGTACCGCACGGTCCCTCAGACCCTTCCGCCGGCCACGGCGGGCAGGATCGTGACGCTGTCGCCGTCGCCGAGTTCGGTGCCGATGCCGGCGAGGAAGCGCACGTCCTCGTCGTTGAGGTAGACGTTCACGAAGCGGCGCAGCTCCCCGGCGTCGTCGACCAGGCGGGCGCGGATGCCGGCGTGCCGGCCGTCCAGGTCCTTGAAGAGTGCGTCGAGCGTGGCCCCGCTGCCCTCGACGGCCTTCCGGCCGTCGGTGTAGCTGCGCAGGATGGTCGGGATGCGGACCTCGATGGCCATGGGAGTGCTCCTGTCGGAGTTCGGGGTGCGGTGGCGGGTGCGGTGTGCGGGCGGTGCGGGCGGGTGTGCGCGGTGCACCGCGGCGGTGTGCGGGCGGTGCGGTGCGCACCGGGCGCGGGCCCGCGGGGGCGCGGCGCGGCGCCGCGGCAGGCGGTGGTCAGCTCGCGGCGCAGCGCGGACAGATGGCGCTGGAGAGGCGGCAGAGGTCGACGTGCAGTCGGGCGGCTCCGCAGCCGAAGGCGCCCAGGAGGGCGGATGCGGAGCGACGCACGGCGAGCGGGGCGTGCGCCTGCACACCCGGCCTCCGCTCGCTCGTTCCGCACACGACACGCTCAACCATGCGGTCATCGTATCGATTCCCGGTCCGGCTTCTGGAAGCCCGTCTCAGGATGCGGTCGACCGCTGTACGACAGGTGGGACGCGGGGCCGGTGCCGTTCTCCGTACGTGCCGCGACCGGGGGCGAACGCCCAGGTCACGGCACGTACGGAGAGCGACGGGGCTCCGGTATGGGGTGGCCCACGCCTCAGACTTGGCTCTCGACTATCCGGACCTCTTCCTCGGTGACCTCGCCGTCCACGATGCGGAACGAGCGGAACTGGAAGGGGCCGGCGTCGTCGGTGTCGGCGGTGGAGACCAGGACGTAGTGCGCGCCGGGCTCGTTGGCGTAGGAGATGTCGGTGCGCGAGGGGTACGCCTCGGTGGCGGTGTGCGAGTGGTAGATGATGACCGGTTCCTCGTCCCGGTCGTCCATCTCGCGGTAGAGCCTGAGCAGGTCGGCGGAGTCGAACTCGTAGAAGGTGGGCGAGCGGGCGGCGTTGAGCATCGGGACGAACCGCTCGGGGCGGCCGCTGCCGGCCGGGCCCGCGACCACGCCGCACGCCTCGTCGGGGTGGTCCTGCCGGGCGTGCGCGACGATCTGGTCGTGGAGGGCCTTGGTGAGGGTCAGCATGCGGCCAAGGATAAGAGGCGCGCGAAGCGCTCGGTTGAGGGTGGTGGCGGGCGACGGGCGGGCAGACAGCGGGCCCGCGCTGTACCGAAGAGTGGTACGCGCGGGCCCGCATGCTGGACGGCCGGTGGTTTCCGGCCGGTTCTCCGTGGGATGTCAGCCCTTCTCGGCCGGCTCCGTGGACGCGCCGTTGAGCTGGGCGGCGTCCCGGCGCTTGATCGCCAGGTAGCCGACGCCCATGATGACGGCCCACAGGGGGGCCGCGTAGAGCGAGATCCGGGTGTCGGGGTCGACGCCCATCATCACGATCACCATGGCGATGAAGGCCAGCGCGAAGATCGAGGTGTACGGGGCGCCGGGGGCCTTGAAGTCGGACTGCGGCAGCTCGCCGCGGTCGGCCTTGGCCCGGTAGCGCAGGTGGGAGAGGAGGATGACGATCCAGGCCCACATGCCGGAGATGGTGGCGAAGGAGACGACGTAGTTGAACGCGTCGCCCGGCCACTGGTAGTTGATGTAGACGCCGAACAGCATCAGCGCGACCGAGATGCCGGTGCCCCGGGTGGGCAGGCCGTTCTTGCTGAGCTTGGTGAAGAACTTCGGGCCCTGGCCGTTGAGCGCGAGGTCGCGCAGCATCCGGCCGGTGGAGTACATCCCGGAGTTGGCCGAGGACAGCGCGGCGGTCAGCACGACGAAGTTGACGATGCCCGCGCCGGCCGGCAGGCCGATCTGCTGGAAGGCGGCGACGAAGGGGCTGACGCCCGGCTTGAAGACCGTCCAGCTGACGACGGACAGGATGATGATGAGCGCACCGATGTAGAAGAGGCCGATCCGCCACGGCACGGTGTTGATCGCCTTGGGCAGGACCTTCTTCGGGTTGCTCGCCTCGCCCGCGGTGACGCCGACGAGTTCGACGGCGAGGAAGGCGAACATCACGATCTGCAGGGTCATCAGCGTGCCGCCGATGCCCTTGGGGAAGAAGCCGCCGTGCGACCAGAGCAGGGTGAACGAGGCAGTGTCCCCGGCCTTGGAGAAGCCGAGGGTGATGACGCCCAGGCCGATCAGGATCATGCCCATGATCGCGGTGACCTTGACCATCGAGAACCAGAACTCCAGTTCACCGAAGATCTTCACCGAGATCAGGTTGATGCCGAAGAGCGCGACGGTGAAGACCAGCGCCGAGACCCATTGCGGTATGCCCTCGTTCCAGTACTGGACATAGGTGGCCGCGGCGGTCACTTCGGTGATGCCGGTGACGACCCAGAAGAGCCAGTACGTCCAGCCCGTGACGAAGCCGATGAACGGGCCGAGGAACTCCCGGCCGTACTCGGAGAACGAGCCGGAAACGGGCCGGTACATGAGCAGTTCGCCCAGGGCCCGCATGATGAGGAAGATGACCAGACCGACGATGGCATACGCCAGGATGATGCTCGGTCCGGCCTTGGAAATGGCCTTGCCCGCTCCGAGGAACAGACCGGTACCGATGGCGCCACCAATGGCGATCATCTGGATCTGGCGATTGCCCAGACCCCGCTGATAGCCCTCTTCAGGGGCCTCGCCGGCGGCCTCGTTGCCGTCGCGATTCTTGTCGACCTGCACAGAGGTCATGAGTGGTGCGCCTTTCTCCATACCGATCCGGTTCTTCCCGGATCGGGTCCCGATCCCCCCGGATGGAGTCCTGCACGCCGACGGTCGGCCGGCTCAGCGCTCCCGCAGTGACAGGGGTGGCGTCACTGACGGCAGGTCGAGAACTTTTATCACGGCTCACCGGAAACCGACCAGGGAGGATGCGAATTGCCGCGCAGGAAAAACAGGACAAAGGGCGAAATACGCAACAGAGCACACGGGTGTGGTAACGCGATCGTTATCCGGATTTGAGCCTCCGCTGAGCGAACGCGGAAGGGGCCGGGCGAGCCCGCGCCGGTTCCGCGCCGGAGCCGCCCGCCGGCCCCGTGATCAGCCGGTCAGCGCCTCGACGAGCGTCTCCTGGAGGCCGCCGAGCCAGAAGTACGCCAGCACCATCGGCTTGCGCGGATCGCTGTCCGGCAGCCGCAGCAGCTCCCCGCCGTCCTCCTCGTCGGTGACCTCCAGCCGGGTGCCGATGGCGAGCCGGAGGTCGTTGAGCGCGCCCAGCCACTGCCGGCACTCGTCCGGCTTGAGCCGCAGCACCGCGCCGCCGCTCTCCGCCGTCAGCGCGTCCAGTGCGCGCACCAGCGCCAGGGCGTCCTCGCGCTTGCGGGCCCGCAGGTCGTTCTCGGTGTAGCGGCGGAACTCCGCGGCGGCGGCGCGCACATCGTCGTCCGGTACGAGGTCGGGGCCGCCGTAGGCGTCGGGGAAGAGCCGGGCGAGCACCGGGTCGGACGGCGGCTCACTGGGGCCCTCGGCGAACAGCGCGGCCAGCGGGTCGTCCCCGCCGGCGGGCTCGTCGCCCGGGCCGATCAGCTCCAGCAGCTGGACGGCCAGGCTGCGCAGGATGGAGATCTCGACCTCGTCGAGCGGGGCGGCGGCGCCGCCGCCGGGCAGCGGTTCGAACTGGCCGGTCATCCGCGGTCCTGCTGCAGCGTGGCCCACAGGCCGTAGCCGTGCATGGCCTGCACGTCGCGTTCCATTTCCTCGCGGCTGCCGCTGGAGACGATCGCGCGGCCCTTGTGGTGGACGTCGAGCATCAGCCGGTGCGCCTTGTCCTTGGAGTAGCCGAAGTACGTCTGGAAGACGTAGGAGACATAGCTCATGAGATTGACGGGGTCGTTGTGAACGACCGTGACCCACGGGACGTCCGGCTCCGGCACCGCGAAGGCGGCCTCCTCGGCCTCCGGGCGCTCGATCTCGACCGGGACGCTGAGGCTGCCGTGGTGCGGGCGGAGGGTGCTCATGGGTGACGGATGGGCGCTCACAGGGCCCATGCTGCCACCCGGGGGCGGGGGACGCACAAATGCCCCCGCGCACGGGCCGCGACGGGCGTGGCGCGCAGGGGCGCCGGGTGGACCGCGGACCACTATCGTCAAACTGACGAGTATGAGGGGTAGCATCTTCCCCATGAACACAGCAGACCTGGGGCTGCCGGTGGCCGTGCCGTCGACTGCGCTCTTCACCGACCAGTACGAACTCACCATGCTGCAGGCCGCGTTGCGGTCCGGGACCGCGGACCGGCGGTCGGTCTTCGAGGTCTTCACCCGACGGCTGCCGGAGGGGCGCCGCTACGGCGTGGTGGCCGGCACCGGGCGGGTGCTGGACACGGTGGAGAACTTCCGCTTCGACGACACCATCCTGGGCTTCCTGCGGGAGCGCGGCATCCTCGACGGGCCGACCCTGGACTGGCTGGCCGACTACCGCTTCCGCGGCGACATCTGGGGCTACCCGGAGGGCGAGGTCTACTTCCCCGGTTCGCCGATCATGCGCGTCGAGGGCACCTTCGCCGAGGCGGTGGTGCTGGAGACGGTGATCCTGTCGATCCTCAACCACGACTCGGCGGTGGCCGCGGCCGCCTCCCGGATGGCGGTGGCGGCCGGCGACCGGCCGCTGATGGAGATGGGCGCCCGGCGCACCCACGAGCTCTCGGCGGTGGCCGCGGCCCGCGCCGCGTACGTCGGCGGCTTCCACGTCACCTCCGACCTCGCGGCCGGCTTCCGCTACAACATCCCCACCGTCGGCACCAGCGCGCACGCCTTCACCCTGCTCCACGACAGCGAGCGGGACGCCTTCACCGCGCAGGTCGAGACGCTGGGCAGCGGGACCACGCTGCTGGTGGACACCTTCGACGTCACCGAGGCGGTGCGCACCGCCGTGGAGGTGGCCGGGCCGGGCCTCGGCGCGGTGCGGATCGACTCCGGCGACCTGCTGCTGATCGCCCACCGGGTGCGCCAGCAGCTGGACGAGCTGGGCGCCACCAAGACCAGGATCGTGGTCACCAGCGACCTGGACGAGTACGCCATCGCCTCGCTGGCCGCCGCGCCGGTGGACGCGTACGGCGTCGGCACCCAGCTGGTGACCGGCAGCGGGCACCCGACCTGCTCGATGGTCTACAAGCTGGTGGCGCGGGCGGACAGCGACGAGCCGGGCGCGCCGCTGCGGCCGGTGGCGAAGAAGTCGATGGGCGCCAAGTCCTCGGTGGGCGGCCGCAAGTGGGCGGCGCGCCGGCCGGACGAGCACGGGGTGGCGGAGGCCGAGGTGGTCGGCACCGGCCCGGTGCCGGCCGGGCTGACCGACCGGCTGCTCCAGGTGCCGCTGGTCAGCGGCGGCAAGGTGGTGGCCCGGGAGCCGCTGGACGCCGCCCGGGACCGCCACATCGCGGCCCGCGCCGGGCTGCCGCTGTCGGCCACGCAGCTCTCCCGCGGGGAGCCGGTGCTGCCCACCGAGTTCGTCTGAGCCGCGCGGGCGGCGGGCGGGGTGCGGCGGGGCCGCCCGCACCCCTCCCGCGCCGCGCCCGCAGTGGCTACCCTCGGTCACACCAGACCTCGCGCCCCCTTCGAACCCCAGCCGGAAGGCACGCACCATGCACCGGGCACTGATCGTCGTCGACGTACAGAACGACTTCTGTGAGGGCGGCAGCCTCGCGGTCGCGGGCGGCGCGGACGTCGCGGCGGCCATCACCGATCTGGTGGGCGCCGCGGCCGGCAGCGGCTACCGCCACGTGGTGGCCACCCGCGACCACCACGTCGACCCGGGCGACCACTTCTCCGACCGCCCCGACTACCGCGCATCCTGGCCCGCGCACTGCGTGGCCGGCACCGAGGGCAGCGGCTTCCACCCGAACTTCGCACCGGCGATCGCCTCCGGCGCGGTCGACGCGGTCTTCTCCAAGGGCGCCCACACGGCCGCGTACAGCGGCTTCGAGGGCACCGACGAGCACGGCACCCCGCTCGCGCGGTGGCTGCGCGAGCGGGGGGTCACCGAGGTCGACGTGGTGGGTATCGCCACGGATCACTGTGTGCGGGCCACCGCGCTGGACGCCGTCCACGAAGGGTTCGCCACGCGGGTGCTGCTGGACCTGACGGCCGGGGTGGCCGCCGAGAGCACCGAGGCGGCCCTCGCCGAGCTCCGCGCGGCGGGGGCGGAGCTGAGCGGCAAGCCGGTGGTGGCCGGGGGCTGAGCGGGCCCGTGTCGCGGCCCGCTCAGCCACTCGTCCTCAGACGCCGGACGGGCTCGGAGTGCCGGACGGGCTGGTCGCGGCGCCGGACGTCCTCTGGCGCAGCAGGGCGCGTATCGGGTGCCAGGACTCGGTGTCGTCGTCGGGGGTCTCGCGCCAGACCAGGCCGTCGGGGTGGTGGAGGACCGCGGTGACCTCGTCGGGGGTCGGCGGCTCGGTGTTGCCGCGCAGGTAGACGGCCCGCAGGCCGAGGTTGCGCAGCCTGGTCAGGGCGCGCTGGCGGTTCACCGCGTGCACCAGGACCCGGATGCGGCAGCCGCCGTCGTAGGGCCCGCAGAGCGGTCCGTGGTCCGGCCTGGGCAGCGAGAGGGCGACCACCACGCTTCCGCCGGGAAGCCTGATGAACCCGCCTCTGGTCCTCGTCATATCTCCCCCGTGAGACTCGGCGTCAACAAGGAACTGTAGGACGCATCTAAACGCCTATCGGCCGCCGCCCGCTAGGGGGCGGCGGCCGACAACGCCGTGACCTGCGACTTTTACTTTTTACTTACTCGCAGGGCCGACCGTGAGGAGCACCGTCGAGCCGTCCCGGGCCTCCTTGGTGATCGAGATCTTGGTGTTGGTGTCAGGAACGATCACCCCGCCGGTGGGGTTCGCCTTGTCGTAGTAGACGCCGTGGCGGTCGTCGAAGACCCGCACCCCGGGCTTGGACCTGATCTTCACCGTGGCGCCGTCCTTGTGGAGCGTGAGGGCGTCCGTCCGGGCTCCGGTGAAGGTCGCGTCGTAGGTCTGGAAGCGGTTGCGCATCAGGGTGCCGTCGGCCCAGCGCTCGGCCGCCGGGTGCGCGTCGACCGGGAGGATCCGCCCGACGCCGGGGTGCACACCGACGTTGTTGTCCCGCTGCGAGGTGTCCCAGAGCCAGATCAGCACGCCGTTCTGGAAGGGGAAGTGCTCGACCCAGCCCGGCCGGGAGGTCTTCCAACCGAAGTTGTACGGGCCGGACTTCAGGGTCTTGTCGTAGGACACGTACTGGCGGTTCTCGGCGAGGTAGTACTGCGGGTAGTCCTTGGTGAAGGACGAGCCGATCCGCGAGAAGCCCTTGCTGGTCCAGCCGTTGTCGCCGTGCTCGGCGTCGTCGGTGAACAGCGGGGCGCCGTCGGCGGTGACGGTGAGGGCGTCGGCGGTGAAGCCCTTCAGGGCGACGCCGCCGTCGGTCTGGTAGCGGAAGCGCAGGCCGATCTTCTTGCCGGCGTAGGCGTCCAGCGGGAAGGCCAGGTCCTGCGGGGCGGTGACGGTGCCGGTCAGCGCGGGCTTGCCGGAGGCGTCGCGCGGCAGCGGCGCGCCGTTCGCGGTGCCGTCCAGGGGCGTCCAGTCGGCACCGCCGTCGGTGGAGACCTCGGTGTAGACGGAGTCGTAGTCCTTCTCGGTGTCCCACCAGCCCTTGAGGGTGAGCGCCGCACGGGACTTGCCGGTGAGGTCCACCGTCCGGGTCAGGGTGTTGGAGAGGTCGTCGCCCATCCCGCTCCACCACTGCGTGGCGCCCTCGGCGGGCCTGACGATCTCGGTGGTGACCTTCTTGGCCGGCAGGTCGACGACCAGCGCCTGCTTGTTCCTGGTGTTGTACTCGGCGACGCCCAGGGTGTGCCGGGACGGCGTGGCGGCCTTGGCGGTG
Proteins encoded in this region:
- a CDS encoding amino acid permease; amino-acid sequence: MTSVQVDKNRDGNEAAGEAPEEGYQRGLGNRQIQMIAIGGAIGTGLFLGAGKAISKAGPSIILAYAIVGLVIFLIMRALGELLMYRPVSGSFSEYGREFLGPFIGFVTGWTYWLFWVVTGITEVTAAATYVQYWNEGIPQWVSALVFTVALFGINLISVKIFGELEFWFSMVKVTAIMGMILIGLGVITLGFSKAGDTASFTLLWSHGGFFPKGIGGTLMTLQIVMFAFLAVELVGVTAGEASNPKKVLPKAINTVPWRIGLFYIGALIIILSVVSWTVFKPGVSPFVAAFQQIGLPAGAGIVNFVVLTAALSSANSGMYSTGRMLRDLALNGQGPKFFTKLSKNGLPTRGTGISVALMLFGVYINYQWPGDAFNYVVSFATISGMWAWIVILLSHLRYRAKADRGELPQSDFKAPGAPYTSIFALAFIAMVIVMMGVDPDTRISLYAAPLWAVIMGVGYLAIKRRDAAQLNGASTEPAEKG
- a CDS encoding MoaD/ThiS family protein; translation: MAIEVRIPTILRSYTDGRKAVEGSGATLDALFKDLDGRHAGIRARLVDDAGELRRFVNVYLNDEDVRFLAGIGTELGDGDSVTILPAVAGGRV
- a CDS encoding glycosyltransferase, yielding MNLSDLLRHAAADPTAPLLADLRLIAAVSPDLAAAPLAAAGAGELVDGYARTPVPTVTGAVLARDEAGLVEACVAALTEDADRVLLVDSGSTDDTVRRAEAAHPRVRTVEAPWCDDFAHHRNLALREVAAGWVMFVDADEVLCAEHAGHLRRVLRALDHVLPDTDLVVCPTVVDTDGTVYTENRRILRATTSLSFRGRVHERPYDAAGGNPPRVYVPLRLDHSGYTPQEIARKQKHRRNGHLLALARRDEPDNPKWVYHAIRDTLDPAAAAPDVLRERFAELAGAVEALPPTAADYVSERRHDSWVLLCELALGFGGAEEILHWSGRLEEVGGRVEAAYFRGVLETSRLLSRLSALAEQLGGAERWETPDNRALLGRLFEVQATAALASGRYELVEPACRKAADRGAGRGLADDLGGLRQLLSRLDGAGGAGEA
- a CDS encoding PLP-dependent cysteine synthase family protein, which produces MRYDSPLAAVGNTPLVRLPRLSPSEDVRIWAKLEDRNPTGSVKDRPALHMIEQAEKDGRLTPGCTILEPTSGNTGISLAMAARLKGYRIVCVMPENTSAERRELLAMWGAEIISSPAAGGSNTAVKVAKELAAEHPDWVMLYQYGNPDNAGAHYATTGPEILADLPSVTHFVAGLGTTGTLMGVGRYLREHVPGVRIVAAEPRYDDVVYGLRNLDEGFIPELYDESVLTTRFSVGSEDAVRRTRELLATEGIFAGISTGAALHAALGVARKAVRAGESADIVFVVADGGWKYLSTGVYTAESTEAAIATLHGQLWA
- a CDS encoding DUF2017 domain-containing protein, which produces MTGQFEPLPGGGAAAPLDEVEISILRSLAVQLLELIGPGDEPAGGDDPLAALFAEGPSEPPSDPVLARLFPDAYGGPDLVPDDDVRAAAAEFRRYTENDLRARKREDALALVRALDALTAESGGAVLRLKPDECRQWLGALNDLRLAIGTRLEVTDEEDGGELLRLPDSDPRKPMVLAYFWLGGLQETLVEALTG
- a CDS encoding MBL fold metallo-hydrolase, producing the protein MKLTVVGCSGSFPSVESACSSYLLEADGFRLLLDMGNGALGELQRHCGLYDLDAVLLSHLHADHCIDLCGYFVVRYYRPDGGRCAPMPVHGPAGTERRLTAAHADLPHEAAMSEVFDFRTLTPGTTTIGPFTVRTELVSHPVEAYGFRIEHGGRTLTYSGDTGPCAALDRLAEGADLFLCEASFTHGKEDIPDLHLNGREAGEHARRAGAGRLVLTHIPPWTDPDISVRDAQKVYDGPVEVAKAGAVYEV
- the clpS gene encoding ATP-dependent Clp protease adapter ClpS, giving the protein MSTLRPHHGSLSVPVEIERPEAEEAAFAVPEPDVPWVTVVHNDPVNLMSYVSYVFQTYFGYSKDKAHRLMLDVHHKGRAIVSSGSREEMERDVQAMHGYGLWATLQQDRG
- a CDS encoding nicotinate phosphoribosyltransferase, encoding MNTADLGLPVAVPSTALFTDQYELTMLQAALRSGTADRRSVFEVFTRRLPEGRRYGVVAGTGRVLDTVENFRFDDTILGFLRERGILDGPTLDWLADYRFRGDIWGYPEGEVYFPGSPIMRVEGTFAEAVVLETVILSILNHDSAVAAAASRMAVAAGDRPLMEMGARRTHELSAVAAARAAYVGGFHVTSDLAAGFRYNIPTVGTSAHAFTLLHDSERDAFTAQVETLGSGTTLLVDTFDVTEAVRTAVEVAGPGLGAVRIDSGDLLLIAHRVRQQLDELGATKTRIVVTSDLDEYAIASLAAAPVDAYGVGTQLVTGSGHPTCSMVYKLVARADSDEPGAPLRPVAKKSMGAKSSVGGRKWAARRPDEHGVAEAEVVGTGPVPAGLTDRLLQVPLVSGGKVVAREPLDAARDRHIAARAGLPLSATQLSRGEPVLPTEFV
- a CDS encoding Mov34/MPN/PAD-1 family protein: MLTLTKALHDQIVAHARQDHPDEACGVVAGPAGSGRPERFVPMLNAARSPTFYEFDSADLLRLYREMDDRDEEPVIIYHSHTATEAYPSRTDISYANEPGAHYVLVSTADTDDAGPFQFRSFRIVDGEVTEEEVRIVESQV
- a CDS encoding putative leader peptide, with protein sequence MVERVVCGTSERRPGVQAHAPLAVRRSASALLGAFGCGAARLHVDLCRLSSAICPRCAAS
- a CDS encoding isochorismatase family protein, with product MHRALIVVDVQNDFCEGGSLAVAGGADVAAAITDLVGAAAGSGYRHVVATRDHHVDPGDHFSDRPDYRASWPAHCVAGTEGSGFHPNFAPAIASGAVDAVFSKGAHTAAYSGFEGTDEHGTPLARWLRERGVTEVDVVGIATDHCVRATALDAVHEGFATRVLLDLTAGVAAESTEAALAELRAAGAELSGKPVVAGG